Proteins found in one Sorghum bicolor cultivar BTx623 chromosome 1, Sorghum_bicolor_NCBIv3, whole genome shotgun sequence genomic segment:
- the LOC8065815 gene encoding TATA box-binding protein-associated factor RNA polymerase I subunit B isoform X1, translated as MDYNLGDTSPDPYGGGGGSIHLVCDHCGTSDNYNTDDADDGQFTCRTCSAVHTTQATAADPHYFPVTGSISVRRVATQPTPKLGARTPAPYPRTPQAASVPAAAAFDDFMELSEPRDFAPGSGTWGEPEDLAVRVRWRYVRGLQVILQRQLEVLVERHQVGATVCAVAGIVWVRWVAASGVFDGIWVHQVLEDHKAMGREKCSSSRDNKKPDEVKYESDDDMLLQRKDRRKVEFAFLRSLRMMLPVYSTLAVCFLACHIAREAILPNDIYRWAMEGNVPYVAAFTEVDRFLGSSFQDCPLDARQLFRPVRVIGAWQLEAAVGSIAQKVGLRLPSVNFYAIAHRCLKDLLLPIDRILPHACRIYEWAMPAELWLSSNPARVPTRVCVMAILIVALRLLYNINGQGIWEKICEEGRNTSESHHDTNSSTFRKLEASNSEEFGTRELLCAIAAAYDKINTTHDYSSDLRSYLKYCKEVIFTGITFSDEENHLIEIFWDMYKAREDDNPKDHVKSQSHSIEDIPITNGVKKRYRDGAFVEASSFSASSGHDAMQMLRSEMQDHGFHYMPPRKPRKSDGYLRYRRKRLSSGFIYVAHADYYMLLRAFAKLAEIDIRIMHISVLKVERRLACIEERIERSLNTLQNFSTGTGDELRSVSD; from the exons ATGGATTACAACCTTGGTGACACCTCCCCCGATCCctacggtggtggtggtggaagcATCCACCTAGTGTGTGATCATTGCGGCACCAGTGACAACTACAACACTGACGACGCTGATGATGGCCAATTCACGTGCCGTACGTGCTCTGCCGTGCACACCACACAGGCAACTGCTGCTGACCCTCATTACTTCCCTGTCACTGGCAGCATCTCTGTCCGCCGTGTTGCCACCCAGCCCACCCCCAAGCTTGGTGCCCGCACACCCGCCCCCTACCCGAGGACCCCTCAGGCTGCTTCAGTGCCTGCTGCTGCCGCTTTTGACGACTTCATGGAGCTGAGTGAGCCGCGGGACTTTGCTCCTGGATCTGGAACgtggggggagcctgaggattTGGCAGTGCGGGTCCGCTGGCGCTATGTACGGGGTCTCCAGGTGATCCTGCAGCGGCAGCTGGAGGTGCTGGTGGAGCGGCACCAGGTAGGCGCGACTGTGTGTGCTGTCGCTGGCATTGTCTGGGTGAGGTGGGTTGCTGCATCCGGGGTGTTTGACGGAATCTGGGTGCACCAGGTGCTCGAGGACCACAAGGCCATGGGGAGAGAGAAATGTTCTAGCAGCAGAG ATAACAAGAAACCTGATGAGGTGAAGTATGAATCAGATGATGATATGTTGCTGCAACGAAAAGACAGGCGCAAGGTGGAGTTTGCCTTCTTGCGCTCGTTGAGGATGATGCTGCCGGTTTACTCAACGTTGGCTGTTTGTTTCTTGGCCTGTCATATTGCCCGTGAAGCCATCCTGCCAAACGACATTTACAGGTGGGCAATGGAGGGGAATGTCCCTTATGTGGCTGCATTTACCGAAGTAGACAGGTTCCTTGGGAGCTCTTTCCAAGACTGCCCTTTGGATGCAAGGCAGCTGTTCAGGCCGGTGCGAGTTATTGGAGCATGGCAACTGGAAGCTGCAGTTGGATCCATAGCACAAAAAGTAGGCTTGAGGCTTCCTTCAGTTAACTtctatgcaattgctcatcgtTGTTTGAAGGACTTGTTACTACCTATAGATAGAATCCTCCCCCACGCATGCCGAATTTATGAGTGGGCAATGCCTGCAGAATTGTGGTTGTCTAGTAATCCTGCTAGAGTCCCTACACGGGTTTGTGTGATGGCTATCCTAATTGTGGCCCTACGACTTCTTTATAACATCAACGGTCAAGGGATATGGGAG AAGATTTGTGAGGAAGGAAGAAACACAAGTGAATCTCACCATGATACAAATTCATCAACTTTCAGGAAGCTTGAGGCTAGTAACAGTGAGGAGTTTGGCACAAGAGAACTGTTGTGTGCTATTGCAGCTGCCTATGATAAAATCAATACGACACATG ACTACTCAAGTGATCTCCGCTCTTATCTCAAATACTGCAAGGAAGTTATCTTTACTGGGATTACATTTTCAGATGAAGAGAATCATCTAATAGAGATATTTTGGGATATGTACAAAGCCAGAGAG GATGATAATCCAAAAGATCATGTAAAATCCCAGTCTCATTCTATTGAAGACATTCCAATTACAAATGGAGTGAAGAAGCGCTACCGAGATGGAGCTTTTGTTGAAGCAAGTTCCTTTTCTGCATCTTCAGGTCATGATGCAATGCAAATGCTCAGGTCAGAGATGCAAGATCATGGATTTCATTATATGCCACCTAGGAAACCAAGGAAATCAGATGGTTATCTTCGTTATAGGAGGAAGCGGCTAAGCAGTGGCTTTATTTATGTTGCACATGCTGATTATTACATGTTGCTACGTGCTTTTGCAAAGCTTGCAGAAATTGATATTCGTATCATGCATATTAGTGTGTTAAAAGTTGAGAGGAGACTCGCATGTATTGAGGAGCGAATTGAGAGAAGCTTGAACACCTTACAGAACTTTTCTACTGGAACAGGAGATGAGCTAAGATCTGTATCTGACTGA
- the LOC8067101 gene encoding katanin p80 WD40 repeat-containing subunit B1 homolog isoform X1 has protein sequence MATTPAYKLQEFVAHASNVNCAKFGRRTSRILITGGEDLKVNLWAVGKPSALLSLSGFTSPVESVSFDSSEVTIGAGAASGTIKIWNIEEGKVVRTFTGHRSNCASLDFHPFGEFLASGSSDTNMKIWDTRKKRCIHTYKGHTRRINVLKFTPDGRWIVSGGADNSVKVWDLTAGKLMHDFRLHEGPVNCLDVHPHEFLLATGSVDKTLKFWDLETFELIGSSGPENSREYFEPASVIRSMKFNSDGKTIFCGLHESLKVLSWEPIICHDVVDVGWSTLADLTVDEQKLLGCSYNQNCVSVWVVDLMRNEPYVDSNSGPRLNGSVNRLVESDDSMSSVFGRLSVSRSPANEIGLGTLLGRSMSASKEIPVSTSASTKGLSKPPGKRDLQLTRSVSTPLLSPRVRLNPNFIDRRKNQPAAAVPLPEPIVRFKANLSSDAGMLSRSSHASEAPMYRSRSNSSRYGIMESSSLPVLTLRHSPRKDAGPVLSEAATVDLADIEPQNIEKVGLAANHGKEDGKLVPVIVSRSSKMVEEVGCRRITNDVGYKKVTLENSLRVNSDIDYRRRAPESQEVQQLIPLSEPISSSQRKFIRESSGAGDNNCSGLMCTESVESNEVGSWYSVTSFDKWNPAAARNPEFASIHRNEVVGISQLMESSGEHAVDDRPSSSNFDSIQYVTTPYNSRLRPSLSGKLSASASDEDDMSGLMENHQEFIHVMKSRLTKLEVVYRCWQRNDIKGSIDATWRMLDFAVTTDIVNALMENRNCITLDVCASVLRLTANLLESTYDRHMSIALGMILSLVKSFGSTISSALSATPPVGVDLEAEQRLERCNLCFQELKNVSTSLKFLTRRQGEVGRSAQELNLFLQDIFQLSSSV, from the exons ATGGCCACCACGCCCGCGTACAAGCTTC AGGAGTTTGTCGCGCATGCTTCAAATGTTAATTGTGCCAAGTTTGGGAGGCGAACATCAAGGATCCTCATCACTGGTGGGGAGGATCTGAAGGTCAATCTTTGGGCTGTGGGGAAACCCAGTGCCCTCCTG AGTCTATCAGGTTTTACAAGTCCAGTTGAGTCAGTAAGCTTTGACTCTTCTGAAGTTACGATAGGTGCTGGTGCAGCAAGTGGAACGATAAAAATATGGAATATTGAGGAGGGGAAAG TTGTTCGAACTTTCACTGGGCACAGATCAAATTGTGCATCTCTTGATTTCCATCCTTTTGGAGAATTCTTAGCCTCTGGGTCTTCAGACACAAACATGAAAATATGGGATACTCGAAAGAAGAGATGCATCCACACATATAAGGGTCATACCCGACGAATTAATGTGCTTAAATTTACTCCTGATGGTCGATGGATTGTATCTGGTGGGGCTGATAACTCAGTGAAG GTCTGGGATTTGACGGCTGGAAAACTCATGCATGACTTCCGTCTTCATGAAGGTCCAGTCAACTGCTTAGATGTTCACCCCCACGAGTTTTTATTGGCTACAG GTTCAGTTGATAAGACTCTTAAATTTTGGGACCTTGAGACTTTTGAGTTGATTGGTTCTTCTGGACCTGAG AACAGCCGGGAATACTTTGAGCCG GCTAGCGTAATTCGTTCTATGAAATTCAATAGTGATGGTAAAACAATTTTTTGTGGATTACATGAAAGCTTAAAG GTTCTTTCCTGGGAACCCATCATATGTCATGATGTGGTTGATGTAGGCTGGTCCACATTAGCAGATCTAACTGTAGACGAACAGAAACTTCTTGGTTGCTCATATAACCAAAATTGTGTCAGTGTGTGGGTTGTGGATTTGATG AGAAATGAGCCTTATGTTGATAGTAATTCTGGACCACGCTTAAATGGAAGTGTAAATAGGCTAGTCGAATCAGATGATAGCATGTCATCAGTGTTTGGAAGGCTATCAGTTTCCAGAAGCCCAG CCAATGAAATTGGATTGGGTACTCTGCTTGGACGCTCAATGTCTGCTTCAAAAGAAATTCCTGTCTCAACTTCTGCATCAACGAAGGGGTTGTCAAAGCCACCTGGAAAAAGGGATCTCCAGCTCACAAGATCTGTTTCTACACCTCTTCTTTCTCCTAGAGTTAGATTGAACCCAAATTTCATTGACAGACGGAAGAATCAGCCAGCTGCTGCTGTACCATTACCAGAACCAATAGTCCGCTTTAAAGCGAATCTCTCTTCAGATGCTGGAATGTTGTCTCGCAGTTCACATGCATCAGAAGCTCCCATGTATAGGTCAAGATCTAATAGTTCTCGGTATGGTATTATGGAATCATCGTCTTTACCTGTTCTGACCCTGAGGCATAGCCCTAGAAAGGATGCTGGTCCCGTTCTCAGTGAAGCAGCCACAGTTGACTTAGCAGATATTGAGCCTCAAAATATAGAAAAAGTAGGTTTAGCTGCCAACCATGGCAAAGAAGATGGCAAGTTGGTACCTGTAATTGTTTCAAGGAGCTCAAAGATGGTTGAAGAAGTTGGCTGTAGAAGAATCACTAATGATGTAGGATATAAAAAGGTAACCCTAGAAAATAGTTTGAGAGTTAATTCAGATATTGACTATAGAAGGAGAGCTCCGGAAAGCCAAGAGGTGCAGCAGCTTATACCTCTGTCAGAACCTATTAGTTCATCACAGAGGAAATTTATAAGAGAATCTTCGGGTGCTGGGGACAATAACTGTTCTGGTTTGATGTGCACTGAAAGTGTTGAGTCTAATGAAGTTGGTAGCTGGTACAGTGTAACTAGTTTTGATAAATGGAATCCTGCTGCCGCAAGGAATCCAGAATTTGCCAGCATCCACAGAAATGAAGTGGTTGGAATAAGCCAACTGATGGAGTCAAGTGGAGAGCATGCTGTTGACGACC GACCTTCCTCTTCTAATTTTGATAGCATCCAGTATGTGACAACACCATACAACTCA AGGCTACGCCCTTCACTTTCTGGAAAACTTAGTGCATCTGCAAGTGATGAAGATGATATGTCTGGTCTAATGGAAAACCATCAAGAATTCATTCATGTAATGAAGTCTCGGCTAACCAAACTAGAG GTGGTTTACCGGTGCTGGCAAAGAAATGATATAAaaggatctattgatgctacatGGAGAATGTTGGATTTTGCT GTCACTACTGATATAGTTAATGCTCTAATGGAGAATAGGAACTGTATCACATTAGATGTTTGCGCTTCTGTCTTACGTCTTACTGCCAATCTTCTTGAAAGCACATATGACAG GCATATGAGCATTGCCTTGGGGATGATTCTCAGTCTTGTCAAGAGCTTTGGTTCCACCATTTCTTCAGCTTTGTCGGCTACACCACCTGTTGGGGTAGACCTTGAGGCAGAGCAGAG GTTGGAGCGGTGCAATCTATGTTTCCAAGAACTGAAGAATGTGAGCACCAGCCTCAAGTTTCTGACAAG GCGGCAAGGCGAGGTTGGGAGATCAGCTCAGGAGCTCAACCTTTTTCTTCAGGATATCTTTCAATTGTCATCAAGCGTGTAA
- the LOC8067101 gene encoding katanin p80 WD40 repeat-containing subunit B1 homolog isoform X2, whose amino-acid sequence MKIWDTRKKRCIHTYKGHTRRINVLKFTPDGRWIVSGGADNSVKVWDLTAGKLMHDFRLHEGPVNCLDVHPHEFLLATGSVDKTLKFWDLETFELIGSSGPENSREYFEPASVIRSMKFNSDGKTIFCGLHESLKVLSWEPIICHDVVDVGWSTLADLTVDEQKLLGCSYNQNCVSVWVVDLMRNEPYVDSNSGPRLNGSVNRLVESDDSMSSVFGRLSVSRSPANEIGLGTLLGRSMSASKEIPVSTSASTKGLSKPPGKRDLQLTRSVSTPLLSPRVRLNPNFIDRRKNQPAAAVPLPEPIVRFKANLSSDAGMLSRSSHASEAPMYRSRSNSSRYGIMESSSLPVLTLRHSPRKDAGPVLSEAATVDLADIEPQNIEKVGLAANHGKEDGKLVPVIVSRSSKMVEEVGCRRITNDVGYKKVTLENSLRVNSDIDYRRRAPESQEVQQLIPLSEPISSSQRKFIRESSGAGDNNCSGLMCTESVESNEVGSWYSVTSFDKWNPAAARNPEFASIHRNEVVGISQLMESSGEHAVDDRPSSSNFDSIQYVTTPYNSRLRPSLSGKLSASASDEDDMSGLMENHQEFIHVMKSRLTKLEVVYRCWQRNDIKGSIDATWRMLDFAVTTDIVNALMENRNCITLDVCASVLRLTANLLESTYDRHMSIALGMILSLVKSFGSTISSALSATPPVGVDLEAEQRLERCNLCFQELKNVSTSLKFLTRRQGEVGRSAQELNLFLQDIFQLSSSV is encoded by the exons ATGAAAATATGGGATACTCGAAAGAAGAGATGCATCCACACATATAAGGGTCATACCCGACGAATTAATGTGCTTAAATTTACTCCTGATGGTCGATGGATTGTATCTGGTGGGGCTGATAACTCAGTGAAG GTCTGGGATTTGACGGCTGGAAAACTCATGCATGACTTCCGTCTTCATGAAGGTCCAGTCAACTGCTTAGATGTTCACCCCCACGAGTTTTTATTGGCTACAG GTTCAGTTGATAAGACTCTTAAATTTTGGGACCTTGAGACTTTTGAGTTGATTGGTTCTTCTGGACCTGAG AACAGCCGGGAATACTTTGAGCCG GCTAGCGTAATTCGTTCTATGAAATTCAATAGTGATGGTAAAACAATTTTTTGTGGATTACATGAAAGCTTAAAG GTTCTTTCCTGGGAACCCATCATATGTCATGATGTGGTTGATGTAGGCTGGTCCACATTAGCAGATCTAACTGTAGACGAACAGAAACTTCTTGGTTGCTCATATAACCAAAATTGTGTCAGTGTGTGGGTTGTGGATTTGATG AGAAATGAGCCTTATGTTGATAGTAATTCTGGACCACGCTTAAATGGAAGTGTAAATAGGCTAGTCGAATCAGATGATAGCATGTCATCAGTGTTTGGAAGGCTATCAGTTTCCAGAAGCCCAG CCAATGAAATTGGATTGGGTACTCTGCTTGGACGCTCAATGTCTGCTTCAAAAGAAATTCCTGTCTCAACTTCTGCATCAACGAAGGGGTTGTCAAAGCCACCTGGAAAAAGGGATCTCCAGCTCACAAGATCTGTTTCTACACCTCTTCTTTCTCCTAGAGTTAGATTGAACCCAAATTTCATTGACAGACGGAAGAATCAGCCAGCTGCTGCTGTACCATTACCAGAACCAATAGTCCGCTTTAAAGCGAATCTCTCTTCAGATGCTGGAATGTTGTCTCGCAGTTCACATGCATCAGAAGCTCCCATGTATAGGTCAAGATCTAATAGTTCTCGGTATGGTATTATGGAATCATCGTCTTTACCTGTTCTGACCCTGAGGCATAGCCCTAGAAAGGATGCTGGTCCCGTTCTCAGTGAAGCAGCCACAGTTGACTTAGCAGATATTGAGCCTCAAAATATAGAAAAAGTAGGTTTAGCTGCCAACCATGGCAAAGAAGATGGCAAGTTGGTACCTGTAATTGTTTCAAGGAGCTCAAAGATGGTTGAAGAAGTTGGCTGTAGAAGAATCACTAATGATGTAGGATATAAAAAGGTAACCCTAGAAAATAGTTTGAGAGTTAATTCAGATATTGACTATAGAAGGAGAGCTCCGGAAAGCCAAGAGGTGCAGCAGCTTATACCTCTGTCAGAACCTATTAGTTCATCACAGAGGAAATTTATAAGAGAATCTTCGGGTGCTGGGGACAATAACTGTTCTGGTTTGATGTGCACTGAAAGTGTTGAGTCTAATGAAGTTGGTAGCTGGTACAGTGTAACTAGTTTTGATAAATGGAATCCTGCTGCCGCAAGGAATCCAGAATTTGCCAGCATCCACAGAAATGAAGTGGTTGGAATAAGCCAACTGATGGAGTCAAGTGGAGAGCATGCTGTTGACGACC GACCTTCCTCTTCTAATTTTGATAGCATCCAGTATGTGACAACACCATACAACTCA AGGCTACGCCCTTCACTTTCTGGAAAACTTAGTGCATCTGCAAGTGATGAAGATGATATGTCTGGTCTAATGGAAAACCATCAAGAATTCATTCATGTAATGAAGTCTCGGCTAACCAAACTAGAG GTGGTTTACCGGTGCTGGCAAAGAAATGATATAAaaggatctattgatgctacatGGAGAATGTTGGATTTTGCT GTCACTACTGATATAGTTAATGCTCTAATGGAGAATAGGAACTGTATCACATTAGATGTTTGCGCTTCTGTCTTACGTCTTACTGCCAATCTTCTTGAAAGCACATATGACAG GCATATGAGCATTGCCTTGGGGATGATTCTCAGTCTTGTCAAGAGCTTTGGTTCCACCATTTCTTCAGCTTTGTCGGCTACACCACCTGTTGGGGTAGACCTTGAGGCAGAGCAGAG GTTGGAGCGGTGCAATCTATGTTTCCAAGAACTGAAGAATGTGAGCACCAGCCTCAAGTTTCTGACAAG GCGGCAAGGCGAGGTTGGGAGATCAGCTCAGGAGCTCAACCTTTTTCTTCAGGATATCTTTCAATTGTCATCAAGCGTGTAA
- the LOC8065815 gene encoding TATA box-binding protein-associated factor RNA polymerase I subunit B isoform X2, with product MDYNLGDTSPDPYGGGGGSIHLVCDHCGTSDNYNTDDADDGQFTCRTCSAVHTTQATAADPHYFPVTGSISVRRVATQPTPKLGARTPAPYPRTPQAASVPAAAAFDDFMELSEPRDFAPGSGTWGEPEDLAVRVRWRYVRGLQVILQRQLEVLVERHQVGATVCAVAGIVWVRWVAASGVFDGIWVHQVLEDHKAMGREKCSSSRDNKKPDEVKYESDDDMLLQRKDRRKVEFAFLRSLRMMLPVYSTLAVCFLACHIAREAILPNDIYRWAMEGNVPYVAAFTEVDRFLGSSFQDCPLDARQLFRPVRVIGAWQLEAAVGSIAQKVGLRLPSVNFYAIAHRCLKDLLLPIDRILPHACRIYEWAMPAELWLSSNPARVPTRVCVMAILIVALRLLYNINGQGIWEICEEGRNTSESHHDTNSSTFRKLEASNSEEFGTRELLCAIAAAYDKINTTHDYSSDLRSYLKYCKEVIFTGITFSDEENHLIEIFWDMYKAREDDNPKDHVKSQSHSIEDIPITNGVKKRYRDGAFVEASSFSASSGHDAMQMLRSEMQDHGFHYMPPRKPRKSDGYLRYRRKRLSSGFIYVAHADYYMLLRAFAKLAEIDIRIMHISVLKVERRLACIEERIERSLNTLQNFSTGTGDELRSVSD from the exons ATGGATTACAACCTTGGTGACACCTCCCCCGATCCctacggtggtggtggtggaagcATCCACCTAGTGTGTGATCATTGCGGCACCAGTGACAACTACAACACTGACGACGCTGATGATGGCCAATTCACGTGCCGTACGTGCTCTGCCGTGCACACCACACAGGCAACTGCTGCTGACCCTCATTACTTCCCTGTCACTGGCAGCATCTCTGTCCGCCGTGTTGCCACCCAGCCCACCCCCAAGCTTGGTGCCCGCACACCCGCCCCCTACCCGAGGACCCCTCAGGCTGCTTCAGTGCCTGCTGCTGCCGCTTTTGACGACTTCATGGAGCTGAGTGAGCCGCGGGACTTTGCTCCTGGATCTGGAACgtggggggagcctgaggattTGGCAGTGCGGGTCCGCTGGCGCTATGTACGGGGTCTCCAGGTGATCCTGCAGCGGCAGCTGGAGGTGCTGGTGGAGCGGCACCAGGTAGGCGCGACTGTGTGTGCTGTCGCTGGCATTGTCTGGGTGAGGTGGGTTGCTGCATCCGGGGTGTTTGACGGAATCTGGGTGCACCAGGTGCTCGAGGACCACAAGGCCATGGGGAGAGAGAAATGTTCTAGCAGCAGAG ATAACAAGAAACCTGATGAGGTGAAGTATGAATCAGATGATGATATGTTGCTGCAACGAAAAGACAGGCGCAAGGTGGAGTTTGCCTTCTTGCGCTCGTTGAGGATGATGCTGCCGGTTTACTCAACGTTGGCTGTTTGTTTCTTGGCCTGTCATATTGCCCGTGAAGCCATCCTGCCAAACGACATTTACAGGTGGGCAATGGAGGGGAATGTCCCTTATGTGGCTGCATTTACCGAAGTAGACAGGTTCCTTGGGAGCTCTTTCCAAGACTGCCCTTTGGATGCAAGGCAGCTGTTCAGGCCGGTGCGAGTTATTGGAGCATGGCAACTGGAAGCTGCAGTTGGATCCATAGCACAAAAAGTAGGCTTGAGGCTTCCTTCAGTTAACTtctatgcaattgctcatcgtTGTTTGAAGGACTTGTTACTACCTATAGATAGAATCCTCCCCCACGCATGCCGAATTTATGAGTGGGCAATGCCTGCAGAATTGTGGTTGTCTAGTAATCCTGCTAGAGTCCCTACACGGGTTTGTGTGATGGCTATCCTAATTGTGGCCCTACGACTTCTTTATAACATCAACGGTCAAGGGATATGGGAG ATTTGTGAGGAAGGAAGAAACACAAGTGAATCTCACCATGATACAAATTCATCAACTTTCAGGAAGCTTGAGGCTAGTAACAGTGAGGAGTTTGGCACAAGAGAACTGTTGTGTGCTATTGCAGCTGCCTATGATAAAATCAATACGACACATG ACTACTCAAGTGATCTCCGCTCTTATCTCAAATACTGCAAGGAAGTTATCTTTACTGGGATTACATTTTCAGATGAAGAGAATCATCTAATAGAGATATTTTGGGATATGTACAAAGCCAGAGAG GATGATAATCCAAAAGATCATGTAAAATCCCAGTCTCATTCTATTGAAGACATTCCAATTACAAATGGAGTGAAGAAGCGCTACCGAGATGGAGCTTTTGTTGAAGCAAGTTCCTTTTCTGCATCTTCAGGTCATGATGCAATGCAAATGCTCAGGTCAGAGATGCAAGATCATGGATTTCATTATATGCCACCTAGGAAACCAAGGAAATCAGATGGTTATCTTCGTTATAGGAGGAAGCGGCTAAGCAGTGGCTTTATTTATGTTGCACATGCTGATTATTACATGTTGCTACGTGCTTTTGCAAAGCTTGCAGAAATTGATATTCGTATCATGCATATTAGTGTGTTAAAAGTTGAGAGGAGACTCGCATGTATTGAGGAGCGAATTGAGAGAAGCTTGAACACCTTACAGAACTTTTCTACTGGAACAGGAGATGAGCTAAGATCTGTATCTGACTGA
- the LOC8065815 gene encoding TATA box-binding protein-associated factor RNA polymerase I subunit B isoform X3, with translation MDYNLGDTSPDPYGGGGGSIHLVCDHCGTSDNYNTDDADDGQFTCRTCSAVHTTQATAADPHYFPVTGSISVRRVATQPTPKLGARTPAPYPRTPQAASVPAAAAFDDFMELSEPRDFAPGSGTWGEPEDLAVRVRWRYVRGLQVILQRQLEVLVERHQVLEDHKAMGREKCSSSRDNKKPDEVKYESDDDMLLQRKDRRKVEFAFLRSLRMMLPVYSTLAVCFLACHIAREAILPNDIYRWAMEGNVPYVAAFTEVDRFLGSSFQDCPLDARQLFRPVRVIGAWQLEAAVGSIAQKVGLRLPSVNFYAIAHRCLKDLLLPIDRILPHACRIYEWAMPAELWLSSNPARVPTRVCVMAILIVALRLLYNINGQGIWEKICEEGRNTSESHHDTNSSTFRKLEASNSEEFGTRELLCAIAAAYDKINTTHDYSSDLRSYLKYCKEVIFTGITFSDEENHLIEIFWDMYKAREDDNPKDHVKSQSHSIEDIPITNGVKKRYRDGAFVEASSFSASSGHDAMQMLRSEMQDHGFHYMPPRKPRKSDGYLRYRRKRLSSGFIYVAHADYYMLLRAFAKLAEIDIRIMHISVLKVERRLACIEERIERSLNTLQNFSTGTGDELRSVSD, from the exons ATGGATTACAACCTTGGTGACACCTCCCCCGATCCctacggtggtggtggtggaagcATCCACCTAGTGTGTGATCATTGCGGCACCAGTGACAACTACAACACTGACGACGCTGATGATGGCCAATTCACGTGCCGTACGTGCTCTGCCGTGCACACCACACAGGCAACTGCTGCTGACCCTCATTACTTCCCTGTCACTGGCAGCATCTCTGTCCGCCGTGTTGCCACCCAGCCCACCCCCAAGCTTGGTGCCCGCACACCCGCCCCCTACCCGAGGACCCCTCAGGCTGCTTCAGTGCCTGCTGCTGCCGCTTTTGACGACTTCATGGAGCTGAGTGAGCCGCGGGACTTTGCTCCTGGATCTGGAACgtggggggagcctgaggattTGGCAGTGCGGGTCCGCTGGCGCTATGTACGGGGTCTCCAGGTGATCCTGCAGCGGCAGCTGGAGGTGCTGGTGGAGCGGCACCAG GTGCTCGAGGACCACAAGGCCATGGGGAGAGAGAAATGTTCTAGCAGCAGAG ATAACAAGAAACCTGATGAGGTGAAGTATGAATCAGATGATGATATGTTGCTGCAACGAAAAGACAGGCGCAAGGTGGAGTTTGCCTTCTTGCGCTCGTTGAGGATGATGCTGCCGGTTTACTCAACGTTGGCTGTTTGTTTCTTGGCCTGTCATATTGCCCGTGAAGCCATCCTGCCAAACGACATTTACAGGTGGGCAATGGAGGGGAATGTCCCTTATGTGGCTGCATTTACCGAAGTAGACAGGTTCCTTGGGAGCTCTTTCCAAGACTGCCCTTTGGATGCAAGGCAGCTGTTCAGGCCGGTGCGAGTTATTGGAGCATGGCAACTGGAAGCTGCAGTTGGATCCATAGCACAAAAAGTAGGCTTGAGGCTTCCTTCAGTTAACTtctatgcaattgctcatcgtTGTTTGAAGGACTTGTTACTACCTATAGATAGAATCCTCCCCCACGCATGCCGAATTTATGAGTGGGCAATGCCTGCAGAATTGTGGTTGTCTAGTAATCCTGCTAGAGTCCCTACACGGGTTTGTGTGATGGCTATCCTAATTGTGGCCCTACGACTTCTTTATAACATCAACGGTCAAGGGATATGGGAG AAGATTTGTGAGGAAGGAAGAAACACAAGTGAATCTCACCATGATACAAATTCATCAACTTTCAGGAAGCTTGAGGCTAGTAACAGTGAGGAGTTTGGCACAAGAGAACTGTTGTGTGCTATTGCAGCTGCCTATGATAAAATCAATACGACACATG ACTACTCAAGTGATCTCCGCTCTTATCTCAAATACTGCAAGGAAGTTATCTTTACTGGGATTACATTTTCAGATGAAGAGAATCATCTAATAGAGATATTTTGGGATATGTACAAAGCCAGAGAG GATGATAATCCAAAAGATCATGTAAAATCCCAGTCTCATTCTATTGAAGACATTCCAATTACAAATGGAGTGAAGAAGCGCTACCGAGATGGAGCTTTTGTTGAAGCAAGTTCCTTTTCTGCATCTTCAGGTCATGATGCAATGCAAATGCTCAGGTCAGAGATGCAAGATCATGGATTTCATTATATGCCACCTAGGAAACCAAGGAAATCAGATGGTTATCTTCGTTATAGGAGGAAGCGGCTAAGCAGTGGCTTTATTTATGTTGCACATGCTGATTATTACATGTTGCTACGTGCTTTTGCAAAGCTTGCAGAAATTGATATTCGTATCATGCATATTAGTGTGTTAAAAGTTGAGAGGAGACTCGCATGTATTGAGGAGCGAATTGAGAGAAGCTTGAACACCTTACAGAACTTTTCTACTGGAACAGGAGATGAGCTAAGATCTGTATCTGACTGA